The Centroberyx gerrardi isolate f3 chromosome 7, fCenGer3.hap1.cur.20231027, whole genome shotgun sequence genome contains a region encoding:
- the LOC139922123 gene encoding G protein-activated inward rectifier potassium channel 1 — MAALRRKFGEDYQVVNTNRATTFSAPVKKKRQRFVEKNGRCNVQHGNLGGETSRYLSDLFTTLVDLKWRWNLLIFILTYTIAWLVMASMWWIIAYIRGDLNHGHDSSYTPCVANVYNFPSAFLFFIETEATIGYGYRYITEKCPEGIILFLFQSLLGSIVDAFLIGCMFIKMSQPKKRAETLMFSQDAVISQRDGKLCLMFRVGNLRNSHMVSAQIRCKLIKSRQTPEGEFLPLDQCELDVGFGTGADQLFLVSPLTICHEINPKSPFFDLSQRSLMNEQFEIVVILEGIVETTGMTCQARTSYTEDEVLWGHRFLPVMSLEEGFFRVDYSQFHSTFEVPTPPYSVKEHEEKTSLPSPLSTPTPALGESRGARRDRVFSVDCINASEEGGRQGGAGGRLPSKLQRMSSSGKEDLQRKVLLLSSQHSEKACSTGDLPLKLQRLSSSPGPEAETRLQLKALKVGFEPMTQSTGDLYQHSLPPTPAPTSVPMHSPLLSAGGRPEDNLPAKLRRMNADR, encoded by the exons ATGGCTGCACTTCGTAGAAAATTTGGCGAAGACTACCAGGTGGTAAACACAAACCGGGCCACCACTTTTTCAGCGCCGGTCAAGAAGAAACGCCAGCGCTTCGTGGAGAAGAATGGTCGCTGCAATGTGCAGCACGGAAACCTCGGCGGAGAGACGAGCAGGTACCTCTCTGACCTTTTCACCACTTTGGTAGACCTAAAGTGGCGGTGGAACCTGCTCATCTTCATCCTAACCTACACGATCGCATGGCTGGTCATGGCATCTATGTGGTGGATCATCGCCTACATCAGAGGAGACCTAAACCATGGCCACGACTCGTCCTATACCCCCTGCGTGGCCAATGTTTACAACTTCCCCtcagcttttttatttttcatcgaAACCGAAGCCACGATCGGCTACGGCTACCGGTACATCACGGAGAAGTGCCCGGAGGGGATCATCCTCTTCTTGTTCCAGTCGCTCCTGGGCTCCATAGTGGACGCCTTTCTCATCGGCTGCATGTTCATAAAAATGTCTCAACCCAAGAAACGCGCAGAGACGCTCATGTTCAGTCAGGACGCAGTGATTTCTCAGCGAGACGGCAAACTGTGCCTCATGTTCCGTGTGGGCAACCTGCGGAACAGCCACATGGTGTCCGCTCAGATCAGGTGCAAACTCATAAAG TCTCGTCAGACCCCTGAAGGGGAGTTCCTGCCTCTGGACCAGTGTGAATTGGACGTTGGTTTCGGGACGGGCGCAGACCAGCTCTTCCTGGTGTCCCCTCTCACCATCTGCCATGAAATCAATCCCAAGAGCCCCTTTTTCGACCTGTCCCAGCGCTCGCTCATGAACGAGCAGTTTGAGATTGTAGTTATCCTGGAGGGCATCGTGGAGACCACAG GTATGACATGCCAGGCACGCACGTCGTATACTGAGGATGAGGTTTTATGGGGCCATCGCTTCCTGCCCGTCATGTCTCTGGAGGAGGGCTTTTTCAGGGTGGACTACTCGCAATTCCACAGCACATTCGAGGTGCCCACCCCGCCGTACAGCGTCAAGGAGCACGAGGAGAAGACTTCGCTGCCCTCCCCCCtgtccacccccacccccgcgCTGGGCGAGAGCCGCGGAGCCCGCCGCGACCGGGTGTTTTCTGTGGATTGCATCAACGCCTCGGAGGAAGGGGGCCGCCAGGGGGGAGCTGGGGGCCGGCTGCCCAGCAAGCTGCAGAGGATGAGTTCGTCGGGGAAGGAGGACCTGCAGAGGAAGGTGCTGCTGCTCAGCTCGCAGCACTCTGAGAAGGCCTGCAGCACGGGAGACCTGCCCCTCAAGCTGCAGCGCCTCAGCTCCTCGCCCGGCCCCGAGGCCGAGACCCGGCTGCAGCTCAAGGCGCTCAAGGTGGGCTTCGAACCCATGACCCAATCCACCGGAGACCTGTACCAGCACAGCCTGCCGCCCACCCCGGCCCCCACTTCTGTCCCCATGCACAGCCCGCTGCTCTCGGCCGGAGGCAGGCCGGAGGACAACCTGCCGGCGAAGCTGCGGAGGATGAACGCTGACCGCTGA